One window from the genome of Miscanthus floridulus cultivar M001 unplaced genomic scaffold, ASM1932011v1 os_1718_1_2, whole genome shotgun sequence encodes:
- the LOC136534258 gene encoding auxin response factor 5-like isoform X2 has protein sequence MQKDIDAHVPSYPNLPSKLICLLHSVTLHADPDTDEVYAQMTLQPVNTYGKEALQLSELALKHARPQMEFFCKTLTASDTSTHGGFSVPRRAAEKILPPLDFSMQPPAQELQARDIHDNVWTFRHIFRGQPKRHLLTTGWSLFVGGKRLFVGDSVIFVRDERQQLLLGIRRASRQPTNISSSVLSSDSMHIGVLAAAAHAAANNSPFTIFYNPRASPTEFVIPFAKYQKALYSNQISLGMRFRMMFETEELGMRRYMGTITGICDLDPVRWKNSQWRNLQVGWDESAAGERRNRVSMWEIEPIAAPFFICPQPFFGVKRPRQIDDESSEMENLFKRAMPWLGEEICIKDAQTQNTTMPGLSLVQWMNMNRQQSSTLANTGIQSEYLRSLSNPAMQNLGAAELARQLYVQNHLLQQNSVQLNASKLPQQMQPINELAKGSLSCNQLDAITNHQELKQEVGNQQRQQQPVNQAIPLSQAQANLVQAQVIIQTQMQQQQSQQQQHPFPTRCQQGTSEQQLLLSQQHQDQNFQLQQQQQLLLQQLQRQQQQNQQQLNKSPGQLVNLAGQQAQLSDQELQLQLLQKLQQQSLISQPAVPLSRLPLIQEQQKLLLDMQQLSSSHSLAQQRIVPQQDSKVSLQASQAPPPMKQEQQKLSQKQVALADVSDVAFPPISSTNVLSKAGSQLMIPGATQSVLTEEIPSCSTSPSTANNGNHLAHPTIGRNEHCKVNMEKVPQSSALMSIPTSGEAVTTPIMMKESSKLNHDLKENVITSKSPTVGTGHDNLLNIVPSTDNLETTSSATSLWPTQTDGLLHQGFLTSNFNQQQMFKDALPDVEIQEVDPTNNAFFGINNDGPLGFPMETEGLLVSALNPVKCQPNLSTDVENNYQIQKDAQQEISTSMVSQSFGQSDIAFNSIDSAINDGAMLNRNSWPPPPPPQRMRTFTKVYKRGAVGRSIDIGRFSGYEELKHALARMFGIEGQLEDRQRVGWKLVYKDHEDDILLLGDDPWEEFVNCVKCIRILSPQEVQQMSLDGDLGNNVLSNQACSSSDGGNAWKPRCDQNPGNPSIGFYDQFE, from the exons ATGCAAAAGGACATTGATGCACATGTGCCAAGCTACCCAAATCTTCCCTCAAAGTTGATATGTCTTCTTCACAGTGTTACTTTGCAT GCGGACCCAGACACTGATGAGGTGTATGCACAGATGACTCTTCAGCCAGTGAACACA TATGGAAAAGAGGCTTTACAGCTATCCGAGCTTGCACTAAAACATGCAAGGCCACAGATGGAGTTCTTCTGTAAGACACTTACTGCAAGTGATACAAGTACACATGGAGGTTTCTCTGTGCCTCGCCGTGCTGCAGAGAAGATATTACCTCCACTG GACTTCAGTATGCAGCCTCCGGCTCAAGAACTTCAAGCCAGAGACATACATGACAATGTGTGGACATTTCGCCATATATTTCGAG GTCAGCCGAAAAGACATTTACTTACCACTGGGTGGAGTCTTTTTGTGGGCGGCAAGAGACTATTTGTTGGTGATTCTGTCATTTTTGTTAG GGATGAAAGGCAGCAACTTCTACTGGGAATCAGGCGGGCTAGCCGGCAGCCAACTAATATATCCTCTTCAGTACTTTCAAGTGACAGTATGCACATAGGGGTGCTTGCTGCAGCGGCCCATGCTGCTGCTAACAATAGCCCATTTACCATATTTTACAACCCTAG GGCTAGCCCTACTGAATTTGTTATCCCATTTGCCAAATACCAGAAGGCACTGTATAGTAACCAAATATCTTTAGGAATGCGATTCCGGATGATGTTTGAGACCGAGGAATTAGGGATGAGAAG GTACATGGGTACGATAACTGGGATATGTGACCTAGATCCTGTAAGATGGAAAAACTCCCAGTGGCGCAACTTACAG GTTGGTTGGGATGAGTCTGCTGCAGGTGAAAGGCGAAACAGAGTTTCAATGTGGGAGATTGAACCAATTGCTGCTCCTTTCTTCATATGCCCCCAGCCTTTCTTTGGTGTAAAGCGCCCTAGGCAAATAG ATGACGAGTCATCAGAGATGGAAAACCTTTTCAAGAGGGCAATGCCTTGGCTTGGTGAGGAGATATGCATAAAGGATGCTCAGACCCAGAACACCACAATGCCTGGTCTGAGCTTGGTTCAATGGATGAACATGAACAGGCAGCAGAGCTCCACATTAGCTAATACAGGCATACAGTCGGAGTATCTGCGATCTCTAAGTAACCCTGCCATGCAAAACCTTGGTGCCGCTGAGCTTGCAAGGCAGTTATATGTTCAGAACCATCTCCTGCAACAAAACAGTGTACAGCTTAATGCTTCCAAGCTCCCTCAGCAAATGCAACCTATAAATGAGCTTGCCAAGGGATCGTTGTCTTGTAATCAACTTGATGCTATCACCAACCATCAAGAACTGAAGCAAGAAGTTGGCAACCAGCAGAGGCAACAACAGCCCGTTAACCAAGCAATTCCTCTAAGCCAGGCTCAAGCCAATCTTGTCCAGGCCCAGGTAATTATCCAGACTcagatgcagcagcagcagtcgcAGCAACAACAACATCCGTTTCCAACTAGGTGCCAGCAGGGAACCAGTGAGCAACAGCTGCTTCTTTCACAGCAACATCAGGACCAGAATTTTCAACTGCAGCAACAACAGCAGCTTTTACTTCAGCAActgcagcggcagcagcagcagaatcagcagcagcTAAACAAGTCGCCAGGTCAACTTGTGAATCTGGCTGGTCAACAGGCTCAATTGTCTGACCAGGAACTTCAGTTGCAGCTATTACAGAAACTACAGCAGCAGTCACTTATATCACAGCCAGCAGTTCCACTCTCACGATTACCGCTAATACAGGAACAACAGAAGTTACTTTTGGATATGCAGCAGCTATCGAGTTCTCATTCACTTGCTCAGCAGCGGATCGTGCCTCAGCAAGATAGCAAAGTTTCACTGCAAGCATCACAGGCGCCACCACCAATGAAGCAAGAACAGCAGAAGCTTTCACAGAAACAAGTTGCACTTGCAGATGTGTCAGATGTTGCCTTCCCACCGATTTCATCAACCAACGTTCTGTCCAAAGCTGGAAGCCAACTGATGATTCCAGGTGCTACACAATCTGTACTAACTGAGGAAATCCCTTCTTGCTCAACATCACCTTCTACAGCCAACAACGGAAATCATTTGGCACACCCAACCATTGGCAGGAATGAGCATTGCAAGGTCAACATGGAGAAGGTgcctcaatcgtctgctctgatgTCAATTCCAACATCTGGTGAAGCTGTAACAACTCCAATAATGATGAAGGAATCGTCGAAGTTGAACCATGATCTGAAGGAGAATGTAATCACCTCAAAGTCACCCACTGTTGGGACTGGACATGACAATCTTTTGAACATTGTACCATCAACAGACAACCTGGAAACAACTTCATCAGCAACTTCATTATGGCCTACCCAAACAGATGGACTTTTGCATCAAGGATTCCTCACTTCTAACTTCAATCAGCAACAAATGTTCAAAGATGCACTTCCAGATGTGGAAATTCAAGAAGTGGATCCAACTAACAATGCCTTCTTTGGGATCAACAATGATGGTCCATTGGGCTTTCCTATGGAAACAGAAGGCTTGTTGGTAAGTGCACTTAATCCTGTGAAGTGTCAGCCTAATTTGTCAACTGATGTTGAGAACAATTACCAAATACAAAAGGATGCCCAACAAGAGATCTCAACCTCCATGGTTTCACAGTCATTCGGTCAGTCTGATATAGCTTTTAACTCAATTGATTCTGCAATCAACGATGGTGCCATGTTGAACAGAAATTCTTGGCCCCCTCCACCTCCACCACAGAGAATGCGGACATTCACAAAG GTCTACAAGCGTGGAGCTGTAGGCCGGTCTATTGACATAGGTAGGTTCTCTGGATATGAAGAATTGAAGCATGCTTTGGCCCGCATGTTTGGTATAGAGGGCCAACTTGAGGACCGACAGAGAGTAGGCTGGAAGTTAGTCTACAAGGACCATGAGGATGACATCCTACTTCTCGGTGATGACCCATGGGA GGAATTTGTGAATTGTGTGAAGTGCATTAGGATCCTATCCCCCCAAGAAGTGCAACAGATGAGCTTAGATGGTGATTTGGGGAACAATGTCCTCTCCAACCAGGCTTGCAGCAGTTCAGATGGTGGGAATGCCTGGAAGCCTCGCTGTGACCAGAACCCTGGTAACCCTTCGATCGGCTTCTACGACCAATTTGAATGA
- the LOC136534258 gene encoding auxin response factor 5-like isoform X1, which produces MKQSPASSGVAPSPVPSPAAAAASTGAAPCEGERKAPAINADLWYACSGPLVSLPPVGSLVVYFPQGHSEQVAASMQKDIDAHVPSYPNLPSKLICLLHSVTLHADPDTDEVYAQMTLQPVNTYGKEALQLSELALKHARPQMEFFCKTLTASDTSTHGGFSVPRRAAEKILPPLDFSMQPPAQELQARDIHDNVWTFRHIFRGQPKRHLLTTGWSLFVGGKRLFVGDSVIFVRDERQQLLLGIRRASRQPTNISSSVLSSDSMHIGVLAAAAHAAANNSPFTIFYNPRASPTEFVIPFAKYQKALYSNQISLGMRFRMMFETEELGMRRYMGTITGICDLDPVRWKNSQWRNLQVGWDESAAGERRNRVSMWEIEPIAAPFFICPQPFFGVKRPRQIDDESSEMENLFKRAMPWLGEEICIKDAQTQNTTMPGLSLVQWMNMNRQQSSTLANTGIQSEYLRSLSNPAMQNLGAAELARQLYVQNHLLQQNSVQLNASKLPQQMQPINELAKGSLSCNQLDAITNHQELKQEVGNQQRQQQPVNQAIPLSQAQANLVQAQVIIQTQMQQQQSQQQQHPFPTRCQQGTSEQQLLLSQQHQDQNFQLQQQQQLLLQQLQRQQQQNQQQLNKSPGQLVNLAGQQAQLSDQELQLQLLQKLQQQSLISQPAVPLSRLPLIQEQQKLLLDMQQLSSSHSLAQQRIVPQQDSKVSLQASQAPPPMKQEQQKLSQKQVALADVSDVAFPPISSTNVLSKAGSQLMIPGATQSVLTEEIPSCSTSPSTANNGNHLAHPTIGRNEHCKVNMEKVPQSSALMSIPTSGEAVTTPIMMKESSKLNHDLKENVITSKSPTVGTGHDNLLNIVPSTDNLETTSSATSLWPTQTDGLLHQGFLTSNFNQQQMFKDALPDVEIQEVDPTNNAFFGINNDGPLGFPMETEGLLVSALNPVKCQPNLSTDVENNYQIQKDAQQEISTSMVSQSFGQSDIAFNSIDSAINDGAMLNRNSWPPPPPPQRMRTFTKVYKRGAVGRSIDIGRFSGYEELKHALARMFGIEGQLEDRQRVGWKLVYKDHEDDILLLGDDPWEEFVNCVKCIRILSPQEVQQMSLDGDLGNNVLSNQACSSSDGGNAWKPRCDQNPGNPSIGFYDQFE; this is translated from the exons ATGAAGCAGTCCCCGGCGAGCTCTGGTGTCGCGCCCTCGCCCGTCCCTTcccccgcggccgcggccgcctccaCCGGCGCGGCGCCATGCGAAG GGGAGCGGAAGGCGCCGGCGATCAACGCCGACCTGTGGTACGCCTGCTCGGGCCCGCTCGTGTCGCTGCCGCCGGTGGGCAGCCTCGTCGTCTACTTCCCGCAGGGCCACAGCGAGCAG GTTGCAGCTTCTATGCAAAAGGACATTGATGCACATGTGCCAAGCTACCCAAATCTTCCCTCAAAGTTGATATGTCTTCTTCACAGTGTTACTTTGCAT GCGGACCCAGACACTGATGAGGTGTATGCACAGATGACTCTTCAGCCAGTGAACACA TATGGAAAAGAGGCTTTACAGCTATCCGAGCTTGCACTAAAACATGCAAGGCCACAGATGGAGTTCTTCTGTAAGACACTTACTGCAAGTGATACAAGTACACATGGAGGTTTCTCTGTGCCTCGCCGTGCTGCAGAGAAGATATTACCTCCACTG GACTTCAGTATGCAGCCTCCGGCTCAAGAACTTCAAGCCAGAGACATACATGACAATGTGTGGACATTTCGCCATATATTTCGAG GTCAGCCGAAAAGACATTTACTTACCACTGGGTGGAGTCTTTTTGTGGGCGGCAAGAGACTATTTGTTGGTGATTCTGTCATTTTTGTTAG GGATGAAAGGCAGCAACTTCTACTGGGAATCAGGCGGGCTAGCCGGCAGCCAACTAATATATCCTCTTCAGTACTTTCAAGTGACAGTATGCACATAGGGGTGCTTGCTGCAGCGGCCCATGCTGCTGCTAACAATAGCCCATTTACCATATTTTACAACCCTAG GGCTAGCCCTACTGAATTTGTTATCCCATTTGCCAAATACCAGAAGGCACTGTATAGTAACCAAATATCTTTAGGAATGCGATTCCGGATGATGTTTGAGACCGAGGAATTAGGGATGAGAAG GTACATGGGTACGATAACTGGGATATGTGACCTAGATCCTGTAAGATGGAAAAACTCCCAGTGGCGCAACTTACAG GTTGGTTGGGATGAGTCTGCTGCAGGTGAAAGGCGAAACAGAGTTTCAATGTGGGAGATTGAACCAATTGCTGCTCCTTTCTTCATATGCCCCCAGCCTTTCTTTGGTGTAAAGCGCCCTAGGCAAATAG ATGACGAGTCATCAGAGATGGAAAACCTTTTCAAGAGGGCAATGCCTTGGCTTGGTGAGGAGATATGCATAAAGGATGCTCAGACCCAGAACACCACAATGCCTGGTCTGAGCTTGGTTCAATGGATGAACATGAACAGGCAGCAGAGCTCCACATTAGCTAATACAGGCATACAGTCGGAGTATCTGCGATCTCTAAGTAACCCTGCCATGCAAAACCTTGGTGCCGCTGAGCTTGCAAGGCAGTTATATGTTCAGAACCATCTCCTGCAACAAAACAGTGTACAGCTTAATGCTTCCAAGCTCCCTCAGCAAATGCAACCTATAAATGAGCTTGCCAAGGGATCGTTGTCTTGTAATCAACTTGATGCTATCACCAACCATCAAGAACTGAAGCAAGAAGTTGGCAACCAGCAGAGGCAACAACAGCCCGTTAACCAAGCAATTCCTCTAAGCCAGGCTCAAGCCAATCTTGTCCAGGCCCAGGTAATTATCCAGACTcagatgcagcagcagcagtcgcAGCAACAACAACATCCGTTTCCAACTAGGTGCCAGCAGGGAACCAGTGAGCAACAGCTGCTTCTTTCACAGCAACATCAGGACCAGAATTTTCAACTGCAGCAACAACAGCAGCTTTTACTTCAGCAActgcagcggcagcagcagcagaatcagcagcagcTAAACAAGTCGCCAGGTCAACTTGTGAATCTGGCTGGTCAACAGGCTCAATTGTCTGACCAGGAACTTCAGTTGCAGCTATTACAGAAACTACAGCAGCAGTCACTTATATCACAGCCAGCAGTTCCACTCTCACGATTACCGCTAATACAGGAACAACAGAAGTTACTTTTGGATATGCAGCAGCTATCGAGTTCTCATTCACTTGCTCAGCAGCGGATCGTGCCTCAGCAAGATAGCAAAGTTTCACTGCAAGCATCACAGGCGCCACCACCAATGAAGCAAGAACAGCAGAAGCTTTCACAGAAACAAGTTGCACTTGCAGATGTGTCAGATGTTGCCTTCCCACCGATTTCATCAACCAACGTTCTGTCCAAAGCTGGAAGCCAACTGATGATTCCAGGTGCTACACAATCTGTACTAACTGAGGAAATCCCTTCTTGCTCAACATCACCTTCTACAGCCAACAACGGAAATCATTTGGCACACCCAACCATTGGCAGGAATGAGCATTGCAAGGTCAACATGGAGAAGGTgcctcaatcgtctgctctgatgTCAATTCCAACATCTGGTGAAGCTGTAACAACTCCAATAATGATGAAGGAATCGTCGAAGTTGAACCATGATCTGAAGGAGAATGTAATCACCTCAAAGTCACCCACTGTTGGGACTGGACATGACAATCTTTTGAACATTGTACCATCAACAGACAACCTGGAAACAACTTCATCAGCAACTTCATTATGGCCTACCCAAACAGATGGACTTTTGCATCAAGGATTCCTCACTTCTAACTTCAATCAGCAACAAATGTTCAAAGATGCACTTCCAGATGTGGAAATTCAAGAAGTGGATCCAACTAACAATGCCTTCTTTGGGATCAACAATGATGGTCCATTGGGCTTTCCTATGGAAACAGAAGGCTTGTTGGTAAGTGCACTTAATCCTGTGAAGTGTCAGCCTAATTTGTCAACTGATGTTGAGAACAATTACCAAATACAAAAGGATGCCCAACAAGAGATCTCAACCTCCATGGTTTCACAGTCATTCGGTCAGTCTGATATAGCTTTTAACTCAATTGATTCTGCAATCAACGATGGTGCCATGTTGAACAGAAATTCTTGGCCCCCTCCACCTCCACCACAGAGAATGCGGACATTCACAAAG GTCTACAAGCGTGGAGCTGTAGGCCGGTCTATTGACATAGGTAGGTTCTCTGGATATGAAGAATTGAAGCATGCTTTGGCCCGCATGTTTGGTATAGAGGGCCAACTTGAGGACCGACAGAGAGTAGGCTGGAAGTTAGTCTACAAGGACCATGAGGATGACATCCTACTTCTCGGTGATGACCCATGGGA GGAATTTGTGAATTGTGTGAAGTGCATTAGGATCCTATCCCCCCAAGAAGTGCAACAGATGAGCTTAGATGGTGATTTGGGGAACAATGTCCTCTCCAACCAGGCTTGCAGCAGTTCAGATGGTGGGAATGCCTGGAAGCCTCGCTGTGACCAGAACCCTGGTAACCCTTCGATCGGCTTCTACGACCAATTTGAATGA
- the LOC136534258 gene encoding auxin response factor 5-like isoform X4, whose product MQPPAQELQARDIHDNVWTFRHIFRGQPKRHLLTTGWSLFVGGKRLFVGDSVIFVRDERQQLLLGIRRASRQPTNISSSVLSSDSMHIGVLAAAAHAAANNSPFTIFYNPRASPTEFVIPFAKYQKALYSNQISLGMRFRMMFETEELGMRRYMGTITGICDLDPVRWKNSQWRNLQVGWDESAAGERRNRVSMWEIEPIAAPFFICPQPFFGVKRPRQIDDESSEMENLFKRAMPWLGEEICIKDAQTQNTTMPGLSLVQWMNMNRQQSSTLANTGIQSEYLRSLSNPAMQNLGAAELARQLYVQNHLLQQNSVQLNASKLPQQMQPINELAKGSLSCNQLDAITNHQELKQEVGNQQRQQQPVNQAIPLSQAQANLVQAQVIIQTQMQQQQSQQQQHPFPTRCQQGTSEQQLLLSQQHQDQNFQLQQQQQLLLQQLQRQQQQNQQQLNKSPGQLVNLAGQQAQLSDQELQLQLLQKLQQQSLISQPAVPLSRLPLIQEQQKLLLDMQQLSSSHSLAQQRIVPQQDSKVSLQASQAPPPMKQEQQKLSQKQVALADVSDVAFPPISSTNVLSKAGSQLMIPGATQSVLTEEIPSCSTSPSTANNGNHLAHPTIGRNEHCKVNMEKVPQSSALMSIPTSGEAVTTPIMMKESSKLNHDLKENVITSKSPTVGTGHDNLLNIVPSTDNLETTSSATSLWPTQTDGLLHQGFLTSNFNQQQMFKDALPDVEIQEVDPTNNAFFGINNDGPLGFPMETEGLLVSALNPVKCQPNLSTDVENNYQIQKDAQQEISTSMVSQSFGQSDIAFNSIDSAINDGAMLNRNSWPPPPPPQRMRTFTKVYKRGAVGRSIDIGRFSGYEELKHALARMFGIEGQLEDRQRVGWKLVYKDHEDDILLLGDDPWEEFVNCVKCIRILSPQEVQQMSLDGDLGNNVLSNQACSSSDGGNAWKPRCDQNPGNPSIGFYDQFE is encoded by the exons ATGCAGCCTCCGGCTCAAGAACTTCAAGCCAGAGACATACATGACAATGTGTGGACATTTCGCCATATATTTCGAG GTCAGCCGAAAAGACATTTACTTACCACTGGGTGGAGTCTTTTTGTGGGCGGCAAGAGACTATTTGTTGGTGATTCTGTCATTTTTGTTAG GGATGAAAGGCAGCAACTTCTACTGGGAATCAGGCGGGCTAGCCGGCAGCCAACTAATATATCCTCTTCAGTACTTTCAAGTGACAGTATGCACATAGGGGTGCTTGCTGCAGCGGCCCATGCTGCTGCTAACAATAGCCCATTTACCATATTTTACAACCCTAG GGCTAGCCCTACTGAATTTGTTATCCCATTTGCCAAATACCAGAAGGCACTGTATAGTAACCAAATATCTTTAGGAATGCGATTCCGGATGATGTTTGAGACCGAGGAATTAGGGATGAGAAG GTACATGGGTACGATAACTGGGATATGTGACCTAGATCCTGTAAGATGGAAAAACTCCCAGTGGCGCAACTTACAG GTTGGTTGGGATGAGTCTGCTGCAGGTGAAAGGCGAAACAGAGTTTCAATGTGGGAGATTGAACCAATTGCTGCTCCTTTCTTCATATGCCCCCAGCCTTTCTTTGGTGTAAAGCGCCCTAGGCAAATAG ATGACGAGTCATCAGAGATGGAAAACCTTTTCAAGAGGGCAATGCCTTGGCTTGGTGAGGAGATATGCATAAAGGATGCTCAGACCCAGAACACCACAATGCCTGGTCTGAGCTTGGTTCAATGGATGAACATGAACAGGCAGCAGAGCTCCACATTAGCTAATACAGGCATACAGTCGGAGTATCTGCGATCTCTAAGTAACCCTGCCATGCAAAACCTTGGTGCCGCTGAGCTTGCAAGGCAGTTATATGTTCAGAACCATCTCCTGCAACAAAACAGTGTACAGCTTAATGCTTCCAAGCTCCCTCAGCAAATGCAACCTATAAATGAGCTTGCCAAGGGATCGTTGTCTTGTAATCAACTTGATGCTATCACCAACCATCAAGAACTGAAGCAAGAAGTTGGCAACCAGCAGAGGCAACAACAGCCCGTTAACCAAGCAATTCCTCTAAGCCAGGCTCAAGCCAATCTTGTCCAGGCCCAGGTAATTATCCAGACTcagatgcagcagcagcagtcgcAGCAACAACAACATCCGTTTCCAACTAGGTGCCAGCAGGGAACCAGTGAGCAACAGCTGCTTCTTTCACAGCAACATCAGGACCAGAATTTTCAACTGCAGCAACAACAGCAGCTTTTACTTCAGCAActgcagcggcagcagcagcagaatcagcagcagcTAAACAAGTCGCCAGGTCAACTTGTGAATCTGGCTGGTCAACAGGCTCAATTGTCTGACCAGGAACTTCAGTTGCAGCTATTACAGAAACTACAGCAGCAGTCACTTATATCACAGCCAGCAGTTCCACTCTCACGATTACCGCTAATACAGGAACAACAGAAGTTACTTTTGGATATGCAGCAGCTATCGAGTTCTCATTCACTTGCTCAGCAGCGGATCGTGCCTCAGCAAGATAGCAAAGTTTCACTGCAAGCATCACAGGCGCCACCACCAATGAAGCAAGAACAGCAGAAGCTTTCACAGAAACAAGTTGCACTTGCAGATGTGTCAGATGTTGCCTTCCCACCGATTTCATCAACCAACGTTCTGTCCAAAGCTGGAAGCCAACTGATGATTCCAGGTGCTACACAATCTGTACTAACTGAGGAAATCCCTTCTTGCTCAACATCACCTTCTACAGCCAACAACGGAAATCATTTGGCACACCCAACCATTGGCAGGAATGAGCATTGCAAGGTCAACATGGAGAAGGTgcctcaatcgtctgctctgatgTCAATTCCAACATCTGGTGAAGCTGTAACAACTCCAATAATGATGAAGGAATCGTCGAAGTTGAACCATGATCTGAAGGAGAATGTAATCACCTCAAAGTCACCCACTGTTGGGACTGGACATGACAATCTTTTGAACATTGTACCATCAACAGACAACCTGGAAACAACTTCATCAGCAACTTCATTATGGCCTACCCAAACAGATGGACTTTTGCATCAAGGATTCCTCACTTCTAACTTCAATCAGCAACAAATGTTCAAAGATGCACTTCCAGATGTGGAAATTCAAGAAGTGGATCCAACTAACAATGCCTTCTTTGGGATCAACAATGATGGTCCATTGGGCTTTCCTATGGAAACAGAAGGCTTGTTGGTAAGTGCACTTAATCCTGTGAAGTGTCAGCCTAATTTGTCAACTGATGTTGAGAACAATTACCAAATACAAAAGGATGCCCAACAAGAGATCTCAACCTCCATGGTTTCACAGTCATTCGGTCAGTCTGATATAGCTTTTAACTCAATTGATTCTGCAATCAACGATGGTGCCATGTTGAACAGAAATTCTTGGCCCCCTCCACCTCCACCACAGAGAATGCGGACATTCACAAAG GTCTACAAGCGTGGAGCTGTAGGCCGGTCTATTGACATAGGTAGGTTCTCTGGATATGAAGAATTGAAGCATGCTTTGGCCCGCATGTTTGGTATAGAGGGCCAACTTGAGGACCGACAGAGAGTAGGCTGGAAGTTAGTCTACAAGGACCATGAGGATGACATCCTACTTCTCGGTGATGACCCATGGGA GGAATTTGTGAATTGTGTGAAGTGCATTAGGATCCTATCCCCCCAAGAAGTGCAACAGATGAGCTTAGATGGTGATTTGGGGAACAATGTCCTCTCCAACCAGGCTTGCAGCAGTTCAGATGGTGGGAATGCCTGGAAGCCTCGCTGTGACCAGAACCCTGGTAACCCTTCGATCGGCTTCTACGACCAATTTGAATGA